A genomic segment from Vicia villosa cultivar HV-30 ecotype Madison, WI unplaced genomic scaffold, Vvil1.0 ctg.000218F_1_1, whole genome shotgun sequence encodes:
- the LOC131625524 gene encoding uncharacterized protein LOC131625524, whose amino-acid sequence MENNNSDQEKRLSQKIAAILDEVRTSYATHNRKLKELSLLRSKSTSPSHFFSAFSKSLISLFKFQRRIASADRVVSFVASFTAARNPSDAADCDEFLDHFLHFLLVAMAAADKTVRFRACQIISEIILRLPDDAEVSNDLWDEVIEGMKVRVQDKIHLVRTFAVRALSRFVNDSSNVDILDLFLEMLPLEQNADVRKMIVLSLPASSATSQVIIDCTLDVSESVRKAAYCVLANKFPLQTLSIKHRTIILRRGLADRSVGVSKECFKLLKDEWLIKCCNGDPLQLLKYLDVETYESVSESVMEALLKAGLVKLKNGASIQQYMSSNGDTAEGEAVRCPPSIALMEAEAALYWRIVCKHLQSEAHTLGSDAAATAGTEAEVYAAEASDKNDLLEKILPATVDDYIELVRANIVAGSNHRFTCRQLLLLGAMFDFSDTSSRKAASSFLQELMSKPPEHEVDNEGNIVFIGDGLSFGGDTHWAEAIAKLARKVHAAPGEFEEVVLAIIEKLAQPCRERTADYVQWIHTLSLIGLLLKNAVSMRFLQGKSIEPDELLQSLLLPGAKQSLADVQRIAVRCLGLFGLLERKPNAELLKQLRVSYIKGPHIISTEAAKALIDLVMWHGPQEVDRVLDHEIPSQLNCDKKSFCPVNFSDFEGDSNSNVGILDLLYGGFENEDWANPLTSNEDECIYAILGEGFAKILLLSDNYPSIPASLHPVLLSKLIYLYFSDVSENMHRLKQCLSVFFEHYPCLSTKHKRCVLKAFIPVMRSMWPGIFGNSGGSPFMVSQLRKRAVQASRFMLQMVQIPLFVKETEAVCENTSPETPEVIDSYAEVPFECGEEGLALHIAIEVASFHSKKTAAEKAYVSALCRILVSLHFRLSEQGPIKVMRKLLNRLAECVSSEKDLVKELKRMAEHLMTVDRQPDQELLQDEVNLIFGKLELDFNLDLDASVAMPQTPAVPTTRATRTRRRVRIEKDSSDSDDEEVSFASVVPTTINTVGRSQRASKTAAMNKMMSSTCRTLEIDEIDELEEEESNVTSEDSEEFDQSS is encoded by the exons ATGGAGAACAACAACTCCGATCAAGAGAAGCGATTATCGCAAAAAATCGCCGCAATTCTCGACGAGGTTCGAACCTCATACGCCACACACAACCGTAAACTCAAGGAACTATCTCTCCTCCGGTCCAAATCCACTTCACCTTCTCACTTCTTCTCCGCATTTTCCAAATCCCTAATTTCTCTCTTCAAGTTTCAACGACGAATTGCCTCTGCTGACCGTGTCGTTTCCTTCGTCGCCTCTTTCACTGCTGCTCGAAATCCTTCCGATGCCGCGGATTGCGATGAGTTTCTGGATCATTTCCTTCATTTCCTCCTTGTTGCTATGGCGGCCGCAGATAAGACCGTTAGATTCAGAGCCTGCCAGATTATCTCCGAG ATAATATTGCGGTTACCAGATGATGCTGAAGTGAGCAATGACCTATGGGATGAGGTGATAGAGGGCATGAAGGTTAGGGTACAAGACAAGATTCATTTGGTGCGTACTTTTGCGGTTAGGGCACTTTCGCGTTTCGTGAATGACTCTTCGAATGTTGACATTCTTGATTTATTCCTTGAGATGCTTCCTTTGGAGCAAAATGCG GATGTTCGTAAGATGATTGTGTTGTCTTTGCCTGCTTCCAGTGCAACCTCTCAAGTTATTATTGATTGTACCTTGGATGTGAGTGAATCTGTTCGCAAAGCAGCATACTGTGTTCTAGCTAATAAATTTCCTCTTCAAACTTTAAG CATTAAGCACAGGACAATCATTCTTCGGAGAGGACTTGCTGACCGATCTGTTGGTGTCTCGAAGGAATGTTTCAAACTATTGAAAGACGAATGGCTTATAAAATGCTGTAATGGTGATCCTTTACAACTTTTGAAGTATCTCGATGTTGAAACATATGAATCAGTGAGCGAGTCTGTCATGGAAGCTCTTCTAAAAGCTGGTTTAGTAAAACTAAAGAATGGTGCAAGTATCCAGCAGTATATGTCATCAAATGGTGACACAGCAGAAG GGGAAGCGGTTCGTTGTCCTCCAAGCATTGCATTGATGGAAGCAGAGGCTGCTCTTTATTGGAGAATTGTTTGCAAGCATTTGCAGTCAGAAGCACAT ACCTTAGGCTCTGATGCTGCAGCCACAGCGGGTACCGAAGCAGAAGTATATGCCGCCGAAGCATCAGATAAAAATGATCTTCTAGAAAAAATTCTTCCCGCTACAGTTGATGATTACATAGAGTTGGTCAGAGCTAATATCGTTGCTG GATCGAACCATCGCTTTACATGCCGGCAGCTGCTTTTGCTTGGTGCTATGTTTGACTTTTCTGACACTTCGTCTAGAAAAGCTGCTAGTTCGTTTCTGCAGGAACTGATGAGCAAGCCTCCTGAGCATGAGGTTGATAATGAAGGGAATATTGTATTCATTGGAGATGGCTTAAGTTTTGGTGGAGATACTCATTGGGCAGAAGCCATAGCCAAATTGGCAAGGAAAGTCCATGCTGCTCCTGGTGAATTTGAAGAAGTTGTTCTTGCAATCATAGAAAAGCTAGCTCAACCTTGCAGAGAGAGAACAGCAGATTATGTGCAGTGGATACACACCCTTTCCCTTATTGGTCTTTTACTGAAAAATGCTGTGTCCATGCGCTTTCTTCAGGGCAAGTCTATAGAACCAGATGAACTACTCCAATCTTTACTTCTTCCCGGG GCAAAACAATCTCTCGCAGACGTGCAAAGGATTGCTGTAAGATGTCTTGGCCTCTTTGGGCTGTTGGAGAGGAAACCAAATGCTGAACTTTTGAAACAGCTAAGAGTTTCATACATTAAGGGGCCACATATAATTAGTACAGAGGCTGCTAAAGCATTAATTGATCTTGTTATGTGGCATGGTCCTCAAGAAGTTGACAGGGTTTTAGATCACGAAATTCCAAGCCAATTAAACTGTGACAAAAAATCTTTTTGTCCCGTGAACTTCTCTGATTTCGAAGGGGATTCAAATTCAAACGTTGGCATACTTGATCTTTTATACGGTGGCTTTGAAAATGAAGACTGGGCTAATCCGTTAACTAGCAATGAAGATGAATGCATTTATGCTATACTTGGAGAGGGCTTTGCGAAAATTCTTCTCCTAAGTGACAACTATCCAAGCATACCGGCTTCTTTGCACCCTGTGCTTTTATCTAAACTCATTTACTTGTACTTCAGTGATGTATCAGAAAATATGCACAG GTTGAAGCAATGCTTATCTGTTTTCTTTGAGCACTACCCATGTCTCTCAACAAAACACAAG AGGTGTGTATTGAAGGCTTTCATTCCTGTTATGCGTTCAATGTGGCCAGGAATTTTTGGCAATTCCGGGGGCTCTCCTTTTATGGTGTCTCAGTTACGTAAACGTGCAGTTCAAGCTTCACGTTTTATGTTGCAGATGGTGCAGATTCCATTATTTGTTAAAGAGACTGAAGCAGTCTGTGAAAACACTAGTCCAGAAACTCCAGAAGTTATTGATAGTTATGCTGAAGTTCCATTTGAGTGTGGTGAGGAGGGACTCGCACTACACATAGCCATAGAG GTTGCAAGCTTTCACTCAAAGAAGACAGCTGCTGAGAAGGCATATGTATCGGCATTATGTAGAATACTCGTCTCGCTTCATTTTCGGTTATCAGAACAAGGGCCCATTAAAGTTATGAGGAAGCTTTTAAATCGTCTGGCTGAATGTGTATCTTCAGAGAAGGATCTTGTTAAAGAATTAAAGCGCATGGCTGAGCATCTTATGACAGTTGACAGGCAACCAGATCAGGAGTTGTTGCAAGATGAAGTTAATCTCATTTTTG GGAAACTAGAACTTGACTTCAACCTGGATTTGGATGCTTCTGTTGCAATGCCACAAACACCAGCTGTACCGACAACAAGAGCCACACGTACAAGGAGAAGGGTAAGGATTGAGAAAGATAGTTCTGATTCTGACGACGAAGAAGTTTCATTTGCTTCTGTGGTTCCTACCACCATTAATACGGTAGGCCGCTCACAGAGAGCAAGCAAAACTGCAGCCATGAACAAGATGATGTCGTCTACCTGTAGAACACTtgaaattgatgaaattgatgagctAGAGGAAGAAGAGTCGAATGTGACatctgaagattctgaagaattcgACCAGAGTAGTTAA